A genome region from Streptomyces sp. NBC_01296 includes the following:
- a CDS encoding non-ribosomal peptide synthetase, with amino-acid sequence MTTAQVEPSATASAAAPSGTPGGLSPAARRLLEMRLRGKAAAAPAGIPRLDPRPAQAPLSAAQQRLYFLDQLDPGGVEYLMPAAWRFTGPLDSAALSAAIGDLVSRHEQLRVVFTHEDGVPAQHVLAAAEAPGLDVVDLPPAVRDAGPDAVAGAVREVALRPFDLAAAPPFRATLLRIAAEDHVLVLAMHHIVSDGWSLDLLTGDLSACYRARSQGRPPRPAAPPVEYTDYAHWQREADESTALDYWRTALSGLTPLELPTDHPRPAVRSSAGAVHAVELPEPLTAALAELGRRADTTSYMTLMSAFQAALAFHSGQDDIAIGTVVANRERPEIEQLVGFFVNTLVIRTDVSGDPTSAQLLARTRESVLGALSHQSLPFERVVDELSPERDLSRNPLFQVLFSHSAAARQGAYALGAATGTAFPIDLTTAKFDLTLDVSEDADRIRLRFVYRPDLFDAASVARLAEHTVAVLRAFAEAPDVPLGMADLLTADERAALLGPDGPANRPLAGAVPEPAPRLALERLAEHIRLAPTAVAVCGGGRSLTYAELDAASMALARRLRAAGIGPESLVGVCLGRSVDLAVALLGVWRAGAAYLPLDPAHPRARREYTVGDAGVEWVVADAVGRAAVEGLPVGVIPLESPTADPADDSGDPLPAVLPGAESLAYVIYTSGSTGQPKGVEITHGNLAWLLGAADRHFDFGADDVWTLLHSPAFDFSVWELWAPLASGGRVVVLTEDEVRDPAAVHAVLRDERVTVLNQTPAAFKGLRAHLAQQGEQFGALALRTVVFGGDAFDARDYRDWFAGPEGGRPALVNMYGITETTVHVTFRLITEEDTVSPVYSPIGRPLAGQHGYVLDRAGRLVPHGTVGELYVAGGGVARGYRNRPELSAERFPLDPFGPAGTRMYRTGDLVRVLPDGQLAYAGRADHQVKIRGFRIEPGEIETALRALPGVRDAAVVARPDAHGGARLVAHVVLTEGRPLDAPDLRDRLRLTLPEYMVPALFVRHPELPITANGKVDRTALVAVAADGAAAPAGHVPPAGATEEALVRIWSDVLGAERISRTANFFDLGGDSMLALRVIGQARSAGLGLSVPDLFRARTLGDLAALATEAADDTGPAPVEPFSQLDAADAARLPQGLDDAYPLTMLQAGMLHEMLADPGRGAYHNVTDLKITVPEGFDLAAFRTAVDTVVRGHSILRSSIDLVSFSEPLQLVHRTAELPVGYSDLRGLPHEEQWASVRRYVDAEFARRFDLAAPPLVRIHLHRLTDRELRLTLTDCHVVLDGWSLTSLIADLLDLHRQAVAQGRTPQLPPAPPYAEYVALERAALVDEEGLAYWRSALADLSPIRFTRRGTEASDGGQFVHEVRRSYASLAEPIGRLARLAGVPRRTVLLTAFHHTMSLFAERDGSAEGHSVGLVTNGRPEVPGADRMRGLFLNTVPFGVRRPRGSWLEYLKAAFAAEQEMLPHRRVPLARLAQLRPGEPSLADTLFNYVNFHRLSGDSWDDSLEIARTAFPLMLNASVESFTLDVDPDHLAPATAEQLADLMCGVLKAMTARPQAPVTAPVLGGEARMRALEEWGRGPELPNTPLMFHECVAEHAVRTPDAVAVRQGGQEVTYGELDSSVRQLADRLRALGVGPEVPVGICLDRGPEMVRAVLGVLRSGGAFLPLESQHPSDRLKFIARDSGMPVLITQSSLLGKVPFDGPTLVVDDPATWADPIGVPAPAPAVTADNAAYVLYTSGSTGTPKGVTIQHRSLTNMLEGQRDLFPVTPADRVLQFASLSFDVSIMDLTWALANGAQLCTPPREALRAGADLANTLLDYGITVAMLAPSALAALGEDRFPALRILQVAGEACPAELAQKWAGGRRFYNVYGLTETAVWSVSTLLKPDCKRPPIGWPMRNTQVYVLDEDLQPVPVGVQGEVYLGGRAIGRGYVNRPDLTAAAFVPDPYGAPGGRLCRTGDIGVQLPDGAVEVLGRRDSQVKLRGFRIELGEIEHGLRELPEVQQAVVLLRRDLPEPALVAYVVPEAGVEPVVEPFRQALRARVPAYMVPARFVFLDAMPVNSSGKIDKKALPLPSADRLHSATDYVAPGTPAEVVLAEVWRTVLGISQVGVHDDFFALGGSSLSTVRVAAQAAARGVSVSVRDLLELPTIARLAARATEAAAQAAGERPAEAEAGTEAGAKARAVTSEVRLREGDGAPLWCVHPSGGSGAWYVPLARALPAGQPVRAFQARGLLGGVDPTTIAGIAANYAAEMAAHGGHGPHDLLGWSMGANIALEMATQLHEAGHTVAPLTLIEPYLPHPAARERLAAVGRDMERGLRMRDRVRALAPSAEREAAVAELTALLLGAGMSPGEASLVEHAPIEVWHSLLTALAGYALRPYPGHVHLLVGSAAAELPDGEPMPGLDVDFRTYVERWREIALGGLTVHVTEGDHMSMMSERLMHKTAGVLGRIQSEARR; translated from the coding sequence ATGACCACTGCACAGGTCGAACCCTCCGCCACCGCTTCCGCCGCCGCGCCCTCCGGCACCCCCGGCGGTCTCTCCCCCGCGGCCCGCCGGCTCCTCGAAATGCGCCTGCGCGGCAAGGCCGCCGCCGCGCCCGCCGGCATCCCCCGGCTCGACCCGCGCCCCGCGCAGGCCCCGCTGTCGGCCGCCCAGCAGCGTCTGTACTTCCTCGACCAGCTCGACCCCGGCGGCGTCGAGTACCTGATGCCCGCGGCCTGGCGGTTCACCGGCCCGCTGGACTCGGCCGCGCTGAGCGCCGCCATCGGGGACCTCGTCAGCCGCCACGAGCAGCTGCGCGTGGTGTTCACCCACGAGGACGGCGTACCGGCCCAGCACGTGCTCGCCGCCGCCGAGGCACCCGGCCTGGACGTGGTCGACCTGCCCCCGGCGGTGCGCGACGCCGGCCCCGACGCGGTCGCCGGGGCCGTACGGGAGGTGGCGCTGCGCCCCTTCGACCTGGCCGCGGCGCCCCCGTTCCGGGCCACCCTGCTGCGGATCGCCGCCGAGGACCACGTACTCGTCCTGGCCATGCACCACATCGTCTCGGACGGCTGGTCGCTGGACCTCCTGACCGGCGACCTGAGCGCCTGCTACCGCGCCAGAAGCCAGGGCCGGCCCCCGCGCCCCGCCGCACCACCGGTCGAGTACACCGACTACGCGCACTGGCAGCGCGAGGCCGACGAGAGCACCGCACTGGACTACTGGCGTACGGCCCTCTCCGGCCTGACCCCGCTCGAACTGCCCACCGACCACCCGCGGCCGGCCGTGCGCAGCTCCGCCGGCGCCGTGCACGCGGTGGAGCTCCCCGAGCCGCTGACGGCCGCCCTGGCCGAGCTCGGCCGCCGGGCCGACACCACCTCGTACATGACCCTCATGTCGGCGTTCCAGGCGGCGCTGGCCTTCCACAGCGGCCAGGACGACATCGCGATCGGCACCGTCGTCGCCAACCGGGAGCGCCCGGAGATCGAGCAGCTGGTCGGGTTCTTCGTGAACACCCTGGTGATCCGCACCGATGTGTCGGGCGACCCGACCTCGGCGCAGCTCCTCGCCCGTACCCGGGAGAGCGTCCTGGGCGCCCTCTCCCACCAGAGCCTGCCCTTCGAGCGGGTCGTCGACGAGCTGAGCCCCGAGCGGGACCTCTCGCGCAACCCGCTGTTCCAGGTGCTGTTCTCGCACTCCGCCGCCGCGCGGCAGGGTGCGTACGCCCTCGGCGCCGCGACGGGGACGGCGTTCCCCATCGACCTGACCACCGCGAAGTTCGACCTGACGCTGGACGTCAGCGAGGACGCGGACCGCATCCGGCTCCGGTTCGTCTACCGCCCCGACCTGTTCGACGCGGCGTCCGTGGCCCGGCTGGCCGAGCACACCGTCGCGGTGCTGCGGGCCTTCGCCGAGGCCCCGGACGTGCCGCTCGGCATGGCCGACCTGCTCACCGCCGACGAGCGCGCCGCGCTGCTCGGCCCCGACGGCCCGGCGAACCGCCCGCTGGCGGGCGCCGTACCCGAGCCGGCACCCCGGCTCGCGCTGGAGCGCCTGGCCGAGCACATCCGGCTGGCCCCCACCGCCGTGGCCGTCTGCGGCGGCGGCCGCAGCCTGACGTACGCCGAACTCGACGCGGCTTCCATGGCCCTGGCCCGGCGGCTGCGGGCCGCGGGCATCGGCCCGGAGTCCCTGGTCGGCGTCTGCCTGGGCCGCTCGGTCGACCTGGCCGTCGCGCTGCTCGGCGTATGGCGGGCGGGTGCGGCGTACCTGCCGCTGGACCCCGCCCACCCGCGGGCCCGGCGGGAGTACACCGTCGGCGACGCCGGGGTGGAGTGGGTGGTCGCCGATGCCGTGGGACGTGCGGCGGTGGAGGGGCTGCCGGTGGGCGTGATCCCGCTCGAGAGCCCCACTGCCGACCCGGCCGACGACTCCGGGGACCCCCTCCCCGCCGTGCTCCCCGGAGCGGAGAGTCTCGCGTACGTCATCTACACCTCCGGCTCGACCGGGCAGCCCAAGGGCGTCGAGATCACCCACGGCAACCTCGCCTGGCTGCTCGGCGCCGCCGACCGCCACTTCGACTTCGGCGCCGACGACGTGTGGACGCTCCTGCACTCCCCCGCGTTCGACTTCTCCGTCTGGGAGCTGTGGGCTCCGCTGGCCTCCGGCGGCCGCGTGGTGGTGCTGACCGAGGACGAGGTCCGCGACCCCGCCGCCGTCCACGCCGTCCTGCGCGACGAGCGCGTCACCGTGCTCAACCAGACCCCGGCCGCGTTCAAGGGGCTGCGGGCCCATCTGGCCCAGCAGGGCGAGCAATTCGGCGCCCTCGCGCTGCGCACCGTGGTCTTCGGCGGTGACGCCTTCGACGCCCGCGACTACCGCGACTGGTTCGCCGGGCCCGAGGGCGGGCGGCCCGCGCTGGTGAACATGTACGGGATCACCGAGACCACCGTGCACGTCACGTTCCGGCTGATCACCGAGGAGGACACGGTCTCCCCCGTGTACTCGCCGATCGGCCGCCCCCTGGCCGGCCAGCACGGCTACGTCCTGGACCGGGCGGGCCGGCTGGTGCCGCACGGCACCGTGGGCGAGCTGTACGTGGCCGGCGGCGGCGTCGCCCGCGGCTACCGCAACCGGCCGGAGCTGTCCGCCGAGCGCTTCCCCCTCGACCCCTTCGGTCCGGCCGGGACCCGGATGTACCGCACCGGCGATCTCGTACGGGTGCTGCCCGACGGGCAGTTGGCGTACGCCGGGCGCGCCGACCACCAGGTGAAGATCCGCGGATTCCGCATCGAGCCCGGCGAGATCGAGACCGCACTGCGCGCCCTGCCCGGCGTACGGGACGCCGCGGTGGTGGCCCGGCCCGATGCGCACGGCGGCGCCCGCCTGGTCGCCCACGTGGTGCTGACCGAGGGCCGGCCGCTGGACGCGCCGGACCTGCGCGACCGGCTGCGCCTCACGCTGCCCGAGTACATGGTGCCCGCGCTGTTCGTGCGGCATCCGGAGCTGCCGATCACCGCCAACGGCAAGGTGGACCGCACGGCCCTGGTGGCGGTGGCCGCCGACGGGGCCGCCGCGCCCGCCGGGCACGTCCCGCCGGCCGGAGCGACCGAGGAGGCACTGGTCCGCATCTGGTCGGACGTCCTGGGCGCCGAGCGGATCAGCCGTACGGCGAACTTCTTCGACCTGGGCGGCGACTCGATGCTGGCCCTTCGCGTCATCGGCCAGGCCCGCTCCGCCGGGCTGGGCCTGAGCGTCCCGGACCTGTTCCGGGCCCGCACCCTGGGCGATCTCGCGGCGCTGGCGACCGAGGCGGCCGACGACACCGGCCCCGCGCCCGTGGAGCCGTTCTCCCAGCTGGATGCGGCCGACGCGGCCCGGCTGCCGCAGGGGCTCGACGACGCGTACCCGCTGACCATGCTCCAGGCCGGGATGCTGCACGAGATGCTGGCCGACCCGGGCCGCGGCGCCTACCACAACGTCACCGACCTCAAGATCACCGTGCCGGAGGGCTTCGACCTCGCCGCCTTCCGGACGGCGGTGGACACGGTCGTCCGCGGCCACAGCATCCTGCGGTCCTCCATCGACCTGGTGTCCTTCTCCGAGCCGCTCCAGCTGGTGCACCGCACCGCCGAACTCCCGGTCGGCTACAGCGATCTGCGCGGTCTCCCGCACGAGGAGCAGTGGGCCTCCGTACGGCGGTACGTCGACGCGGAGTTCGCCCGGCGCTTCGACCTGGCCGCCCCGCCCCTGGTCCGCATCCACCTGCACCGGCTCACCGACCGGGAGCTGCGCCTCACGCTCACCGACTGCCACGTGGTGCTCGACGGCTGGAGCCTGACCTCTCTGATCGCGGACCTGCTCGACCTGCACCGGCAGGCCGTGGCGCAGGGCCGGACCCCGCAGCTGCCGCCGGCGCCCCCGTACGCCGAGTACGTCGCGCTGGAGCGGGCCGCGCTCGTCGACGAGGAGGGCCTGGCGTACTGGCGCTCGGCGCTGGCCGACCTGAGCCCGATCCGGTTCACCCGGCGCGGTACGGAGGCCTCCGACGGCGGGCAGTTCGTCCACGAGGTGCGCCGCTCGTACGCCTCCCTCGCCGAGCCGATCGGCCGGCTGGCCCGGCTGGCCGGGGTGCCCCGCCGCACCGTCCTGCTGACGGCGTTCCACCACACCATGAGCCTGTTCGCCGAGCGGGACGGCTCCGCCGAGGGGCACTCGGTCGGCCTGGTCACCAACGGCCGGCCCGAGGTGCCCGGCGCCGACCGGATGCGCGGGCTGTTCCTCAACACCGTGCCGTTCGGCGTCCGGCGCCCCCGCGGCAGCTGGCTGGAGTACCTGAAGGCGGCGTTCGCCGCAGAGCAGGAGATGCTGCCGCACCGCAGGGTGCCGCTGGCCCGCCTCGCGCAGCTGCGGCCCGGGGAGCCGAGCCTGGCGGACACCCTGTTCAACTACGTCAACTTCCACCGGCTTTCCGGGGACAGCTGGGACGACTCGCTGGAGATCGCCCGTACCGCGTTCCCGCTGATGCTCAACGCGAGCGTGGAGTCCTTCACCCTCGACGTCGATCCGGACCACCTGGCCCCGGCCACCGCCGAGCAGCTCGCCGACCTGATGTGCGGGGTGCTGAAGGCGATGACCGCGCGGCCGCAGGCTCCGGTCACGGCCCCGGTGCTGGGCGGCGAGGCACGGATGCGGGCGCTGGAGGAGTGGGGCCGCGGGCCCGAACTGCCCAACACCCCGCTGATGTTCCACGAGTGCGTGGCCGAGCACGCCGTGCGCACGCCCGACGCGGTGGCCGTCCGCCAGGGCGGGCAGGAGGTCACGTATGGCGAACTGGATTCCTCGGTACGGCAGTTGGCGGACCGGCTGCGCGCGCTCGGGGTCGGCCCCGAGGTGCCGGTCGGGATCTGCCTCGACCGGGGTCCGGAGATGGTCCGGGCCGTGCTCGGTGTGCTCCGCTCGGGCGGCGCGTTCCTGCCGCTGGAGTCGCAGCACCCGTCCGACCGGCTGAAGTTCATCGCCCGGGACAGCGGGATGCCGGTGCTGATCACCCAGTCCTCGCTGCTCGGGAAGGTGCCGTTCGACGGCCCGACCCTGGTCGTGGACGATCCGGCGACCTGGGCGGATCCGATCGGGGTCCCCGCTCCGGCGCCCGCCGTCACCGCGGACAACGCCGCCTACGTCCTCTACACCTCCGGCTCCACGGGCACGCCCAAGGGCGTCACCATCCAGCACCGCAGCCTGACCAACATGCTGGAGGGACAGCGCGACCTGTTCCCCGTGACCCCGGCCGACCGGGTGCTCCAGTTCGCCTCCCTCAGCTTCGACGTCTCGATCATGGACCTGACGTGGGCCCTGGCGAACGGCGCCCAGCTGTGCACTCCGCCCCGGGAGGCCCTGCGCGCCGGCGCCGACCTGGCGAACACCCTGCTCGACTACGGAATCACCGTCGCCATGCTGGCCCCGAGCGCCTTGGCGGCCCTCGGCGAGGACCGCTTCCCCGCACTGCGGATCCTCCAGGTGGCCGGCGAGGCGTGCCCCGCCGAACTGGCCCAGAAATGGGCGGGCGGACGGCGGTTCTACAACGTCTACGGGCTCACCGAGACGGCCGTGTGGTCCGTCTCCACCCTCCTCAAGCCCGACTGCAAGCGGCCGCCGATCGGCTGGCCGATGCGCAACACCCAGGTCTACGTACTCGACGAGGACCTGCAGCCCGTTCCCGTCGGGGTGCAGGGCGAGGTCTACCTCGGCGGGCGGGCCATCGGCCGCGGCTATGTGAACCGCCCCGACCTGACCGCCGCCGCGTTCGTCCCCGACCCCTACGGCGCCCCCGGCGGCCGGCTGTGCCGCACCGGAGACATCGGCGTCCAGCTGCCCGACGGCGCCGTGGAGGTCCTCGGCCGCCGGGACAGCCAGGTGAAACTGCGCGGATTCCGCATCGAGCTGGGCGAGATCGAGCACGGGCTGCGGGAACTGCCCGAGGTGCAGCAGGCGGTGGTCCTGCTGCGACGGGACCTGCCGGAGCCGGCGCTGGTGGCGTACGTGGTGCCGGAGGCGGGCGTGGAGCCCGTCGTCGAGCCCTTCCGCCAGGCGCTGCGGGCCAGGGTGCCCGCGTACATGGTCCCCGCGCGGTTCGTGTTCCTCGACGCGATGCCGGTCAACAGCAGCGGGAAGATCGACAAGAAGGCCCTGCCGCTGCCCTCGGCCGACCGCCTGCACAGCGCCACCGACTACGTCGCGCCCGGCACGCCGGCCGAGGTGGTGCTCGCCGAGGTGTGGCGCACGGTCCTCGGCATCTCCCAGGTCGGTGTCCACGACGACTTCTTCGCCCTCGGCGGGAGTTCCCTCTCCACCGTGCGGGTCGCCGCGCAGGCCGCCGCCCGCGGTGTGAGCGTCTCCGTACGGGACCTGCTCGAACTGCCGACGATCGCCCGGCTCGCCGCCCGGGCCACGGAGGCGGCGGCGCAGGCCGCCGGGGAGAGGCCGGCCGAGGCGGAGGCCGGGACGGAGGCCGGGGCGAAGGCCCGGGCCGTCACCTCCGAGGTCCGGCTGCGCGAGGGCGACGGCGCCCCCCTGTGGTGCGTGCACCCCAGCGGCGGCAGCGGCGCCTGGTACGTACCGCTCGCCCGGGCCCTCCCGGCCGGGCAGCCGGTCCGGGCCTTCCAGGCCCGGGGCCTGCTCGGCGGGGTGGACCCGACCACCATCGCCGGCATCGCGGCCAACTACGCCGCCGAGATGGCCGCCCACGGGGGGCACGGCCCGCACGACCTGCTCGGCTGGTCCATGGGCGCCAACATCGCCCTGGAGATGGCCACCCAGCTGCACGAGGCCGGTCACACCGTCGCACCGCTCACGCTGATCGAGCCGTACCTGCCCCACCCGGCGGCCCGCGAGCGCCTCGCCGCGGTCGGCCGGGACATGGAGCGGGGGCTGCGGATGCGCGACCGCGTCCGCGCGCTGGCGCCGTCCGCGGAGCGGGAGGCGGCCGTGGCCGAGCTGACCGCCCTGCTGCTGGGCGCCGGAATGAGCCCCGGCGAGGCGTCCCTGGTGGAGCACGCCCCCATCGAGGTGTGGCACTCGCTGCTCACCGCCCTGGCCGGCTACGCCCTGCGCCCCTACCCCGGCCACGTCCACCTCCTGGTGGGCAGCGCGGCCGCCGAACTGCCCGACGGCGAACCGATGCCCGGTCTGGACGTGGACTTCCGGACCTACGTCGAGCGCTGGCGCGAGATCGCGCTCGGCGGGCTGACCGTCCACGTCACCGAAGGCGACCACATGTCCATGATGTCCGAACGGCTGATGCACAAGACCGCTGGTGTGCTCGGCCGGATCCAGTCGGAGGCACGCCGATGA
- a CDS encoding cytochrome P450, whose protein sequence is MTVLTTNTHTTATATATMDTSALVCPITGRTAPPAAPPAPVTPASPPAAFTERYLLDPAVNADPYGYLNSLRDHDPVYWSAMHRAWLVTGHAQLMHCLRDPAVSAERVRPLMDAVPEGAREDAERAFAILSRWMVFNDAPQHRRLRQVFQEQFAARSIGRYRAFVERATRAMLARRAVPGRIGDLVADIARPLPALVFARWLGVPQAHGPSFWYWNARVGDLVLGAAQEEREYRTSLQSLVNLDDYLADLVKQRRADPKDDLISAVLAGGQIGKSVSEEEFVGMLTQMAFAGGETTSNLIVNAVLALLEHPEQLAAVREDPQLVSMAVEEAMRFDGPSKMSIRTAARDFDLDGRSVRAEDRLFLVTAAANRDPARFADPDLFSVRRGSASHLGFGFGAHFCIGAAFARLVAGAVVDVLVREYPGLELLGREQHTWQLSLLNRALTALPVRY, encoded by the coding sequence ATGACCGTCCTGACCACGAACACGCACACGACAGCGACCGCGACCGCGACCATGGACACGAGCGCCCTGGTGTGCCCGATCACCGGGAGGACCGCGCCGCCGGCCGCCCCGCCGGCCCCGGTGACACCTGCGAGCCCGCCGGCCGCCTTCACCGAGCGCTACCTCCTCGACCCCGCCGTCAACGCGGACCCGTACGGGTACCTCAACTCCCTGCGCGACCACGACCCCGTGTACTGGTCCGCCATGCACCGGGCCTGGCTCGTCACCGGGCACGCCCAGCTGATGCACTGCCTGCGCGATCCCGCGGTCTCCGCCGAGCGGGTGCGCCCGCTGATGGACGCCGTGCCGGAGGGCGCCCGCGAGGACGCCGAGCGGGCCTTCGCGATCCTGTCCCGCTGGATGGTGTTCAACGACGCCCCGCAGCACCGGCGGCTGCGCCAGGTGTTCCAGGAGCAGTTCGCGGCCCGCTCGATCGGCCGCTACCGGGCCTTCGTCGAGCGCGCCACCCGCGCCATGCTCGCCCGCCGCGCCGTCCCCGGCCGGATCGGGGACCTGGTCGCCGACATCGCCCGGCCGCTGCCCGCGCTGGTCTTCGCCCGCTGGCTGGGCGTCCCGCAGGCGCACGGCCCGTCGTTCTGGTACTGGAACGCCCGGGTGGGCGACCTGGTCCTGGGCGCCGCCCAGGAGGAGCGCGAGTACCGCACCTCGCTCCAGTCCCTGGTCAACCTGGACGACTACCTCGCCGACCTGGTGAAACAGCGCCGCGCCGACCCCAAGGACGATCTGATCAGCGCCGTGCTGGCGGGCGGCCAGATCGGGAAGTCGGTCAGCGAGGAGGAGTTCGTCGGGATGCTGACGCAGATGGCCTTCGCTGGCGGCGAGACCACCAGCAACCTGATCGTCAACGCCGTACTGGCCCTGCTGGAGCACCCCGAGCAGCTGGCGGCCGTACGGGAGGACCCGCAGCTGGTGTCGATGGCGGTGGAGGAGGCCATGCGCTTCGACGGCCCGTCGAAGATGTCGATCCGCACCGCCGCCCGGGACTTCGACCTCGACGGGCGATCCGTCCGCGCGGAGGACCGGCTGTTCCTGGTCACGGCGGCGGCCAACCGGGACCCGGCGCGCTTCGCCGATCCGGACCTCTTCAGCGTCCGGCGCGGCAGCGCCTCGCACCTCGGGTTCGGCTTCGGCGCGCACTTCTGCATCGGGGCGGCGTTCGCCCGGCTGGTGGCCGGCGCGGTGGTCGACGTACTCGTACGCGAGTACCCGGGCCTGGAGCTGCTCGGCCGGGAGCAGCACACCTGGCAGCTCTCCCTCCTCAACCGCGCGCTGACGGCCCTGCCCGTCCGCTACTGA
- a CDS encoding MFS transporter: protein MASTLVGVRTRLSAPARLPSFRLLWLGQSLSLLGDGFSYIAFSWITLGLTQSTLALGYVLAFQAVPRALLTLVGGSLSDKWSSRTLMTLSSWARAGLMAGVGLAGLAGSLTVWMLCCAAAAFGAVDAFFQPARASILPSVVDKEQLAPANALLAVAAKVAAVLGPAVGGMVVAFSDAPVAFLVDGVCFALCGLCVARIRPLPRPAQVPAPDAAAGGAAAPAAGLSLGARIRAGLRYAFDDPRIRTILAVDAAVTFCQAGPFTVGFATLAKVDLHGGSTTLGLLNGALAGGAMLGTLVGGAVSSRPRIGLLIAALAGWLAIGTGLLGLIGSTAGALATVLAMGFGMGFQGVFGLSWIQRTIDGAVLSRVISVDMVIGYAVAPLSLIVCGALAQSGTAPMFALSAVVLAVTGIGILGSRTVREMR from the coding sequence ATGGCTTCCACCCTGGTGGGCGTGCGGACCCGGCTGAGCGCCCCCGCCCGGCTGCCGTCGTTCCGCCTGTTGTGGCTGGGGCAGTCCCTGTCCCTGCTGGGCGACGGGTTCAGCTACATCGCCTTCTCCTGGATCACGCTCGGCCTCACGCAGTCCACCCTGGCCCTCGGCTACGTCCTCGCCTTCCAGGCGGTCCCGCGGGCCCTGCTCACCCTGGTCGGCGGCTCCCTCAGCGACAAGTGGTCCTCGCGGACGCTGATGACGCTCTCCAGCTGGGCCAGGGCCGGCCTGATGGCCGGCGTGGGCCTGGCCGGCCTGGCCGGATCCCTGACGGTGTGGATGCTGTGCTGCGCCGCCGCGGCCTTCGGCGCGGTCGACGCGTTCTTCCAGCCCGCCCGGGCGTCGATCCTGCCGTCGGTGGTGGACAAGGAGCAGCTGGCCCCCGCCAATGCCCTGCTGGCGGTCGCCGCCAAGGTGGCGGCCGTGCTCGGCCCGGCCGTCGGCGGCATGGTGGTGGCCTTCTCCGATGCCCCGGTCGCCTTCCTCGTCGACGGGGTGTGCTTCGCCCTCTGCGGCCTGTGCGTCGCGAGGATCCGGCCGCTGCCCCGCCCGGCGCAAGTCCCGGCGCCGGACGCCGCGGCCGGGGGCGCGGCGGCCCCTGCGGCCGGGCTCTCGCTGGGCGCCCGGATCCGCGCCGGGCTGCGGTACGCGTTCGACGATCCGCGGATCCGTACGATCCTGGCCGTCGACGCGGCGGTGACCTTCTGCCAGGCGGGCCCCTTCACCGTCGGCTTCGCCACCCTGGCCAAGGTCGACCTGCACGGCGGCTCGACCACCCTCGGCCTGCTGAACGGCGCGCTGGCCGGCGGGGCGATGCTGGGCACCCTCGTCGGCGGCGCGGTGAGCAGCCGCCCCCGGATCGGCCTGCTGATCGCCGCGCTCGCGGGATGGCTCGCGATCGGCACGGGCCTGCTCGGCCTGATCGGCAGTACGGCGGGCGCGCTCGCGACGGTCCTGGCGATGGGCTTCGGGATGGGCTTCCAGGGGGTCTTCGGCCTCAGCTGGATCCAGCGCACCATCGACGGCGCGGTGCTCAGCCGGGTGATCTCGGTGGACATGGTCATCGGCTACGCGGTGGCCCCGCTCTCCCTGATCGTCTGCGGAGCCCTGGCCCAGTCGGGCACGGCCCCGATGTTCGCCCTCTCGGCAGTGGTCCTGGCGGTGACGGGAATCGGGATCCTCGGCTCGCGGACGGTCCGCGAGATGCGCTGA